The following coding sequences lie in one Hymenobacter sp. J193 genomic window:
- a CDS encoding Fic family protein: MAANDKFSDENGVLLNKFGIKDAEVLRQVENDSALPKLAKLNESGGIQGGQFDHAHLKELHKKLFEDVYQWAGETRADRGFQGNKATYVTGFKETMTYAPHKEIEQRLGAIGEQLGKENGLKGLDQDKFTERAAYYMDQYNHTHAFREGNGRTLQAMVTQLGKEAGYQVDFGKISPEVLNRSRDEAMVRLYPRPRPIKTSSPCGKCCSR; encoded by the coding sequence ATGGCAGCCAACGACAAGTTCAGCGACGAAAACGGGGTACTACTCAATAAATTCGGTATCAAGGATGCCGAAGTGCTACGGCAGGTGGAGAATGATAGCGCCTTGCCCAAGCTGGCCAAACTCAATGAGTCGGGCGGCATCCAGGGCGGGCAGTTTGACCATGCCCACTTGAAAGAGCTACACAAAAAGCTTTTTGAGGACGTGTACCAGTGGGCCGGCGAGACGCGGGCTGACCGGGGATTTCAGGGTAACAAGGCCACCTACGTTACCGGCTTCAAGGAAACCATGACCTATGCCCCGCACAAGGAGATAGAGCAGCGGCTAGGGGCCATCGGGGAGCAGCTGGGTAAGGAGAACGGCTTGAAAGGCCTGGACCAAGACAAGTTCACCGAGCGGGCTGCCTACTACATGGACCAGTACAACCACACCCATGCTTTCCGCGAGGGCAACGGCCGCACCCTGCAGGCAATGGTTACCCAGTTGGGCAAGGAAGCTGGCTACCAGGTGGACTTTGGGAAAATCTCGCCCGAAGTGCTGAACCGCAGCCGCGACGAGGCAATGGTCCGGCTGTACCCCCGGCCGAGGCCGATAAAAACCTCAAGCCCCTGCGGGAAATGTTGCAGCAGATAA